The Psychrobacter raelei genome contains the following window.
GGCACCAAAGATCTTGATGAGACGGCATTCGCTGAAGCGACTGAGCAGCTTGGGATTGAGCTATCCAGCGCCGCTTACAAAGACCAATTTGTGGTAAATTTGCGCAGCTTATCTGACGCTGAGCATCTAGACCCTGCCTTGTCCTTGATGAGCAGTATCATCACCCAGCCGCGCTTTGATGCGCAAGTGCTCGAGCGCAGTAAGGCCCAGCAAGTACTGGCGCTCAAACAAATGATGCAAAACCCCTCCTATTTAGCCAGTACCACCTTTAGCCAGACCCTGTACGGCTCGCATCCTTATGCCCACTCCCCTTATGGCACGCAGCAAAGCATTCCTGCTTTGACCCGTAATGATTTACAGAAGTTTCATGACACCTACTTTGTGGCGCAAAACGCCACTTTAAGTCTTACTGGAGATCTAAGCTTATCGCAGGCAAAACAGGCAGCAGAAGCCATTACCCAAGCACTGCCTCAAGGTAAGCCGGCGCCCAAATTACCCAATCCTACCCCCATTAAACAAAGCAAGTGGGTGCATGTCGATTATGACAGCGACCAAACCTCAGTGATGATCGGTCAACAAGGCTATCGCATAGACCCTAGTGCCAAGGGCATACAGCGTGGCACTGACTTTAGTATAGGTAATGAAGTGCTCGCCGGTAGTGGCTTTAGCTCACGCCTCATGGGTAAAGTGCGCAAGGAGCTTGGTTATACCTATGGTATTTATGGCAGTATGACCCCGATGCAAGCACCAGGCCCTTATACCATCCGTTTCTCAACCCGCAATGAAAAAGCCGATGAGGCCATCGCCGCCACATTACAGACGGTCAATGACACCTTAAAACAAGGCATCACCGCTCAAGAATTTAAACTGACCCAAGAGAGTCTGATTAACAGCTATCCGATGGGCTTTGCCAGTAATGCCGGTATCAACGGTATGCTGGGTGTGCTTAATTTTAATAAGCTGCCTGACTCGTATATTACTGACTACATCAATAGAGTCGAAGGTGCACGTATCGACCAGGTCAATACTGCCCTACGTGACACCCTGACCCCAGATAAATTTATCATCGTCACTGTGGGCAAGCCCGACATTGCAAAAAACTCACAACTACAAAAGCTTAAGTAAAGTACTGCCTTTTATTGGCGCTCTTTATATGTCTAAGCGCAAAAAAAAGACACCCGCTTTACGTGGGTGTCTTTTTTTGTGGGGAGGCTGCTTAAATTGTTAGGTTCAGACGGTCAATCCAGTAAAGGGTTTATGGCTACTGAAGATTAATAGTCACCTCACCTTGCTGCTGATCTAACGGATAAGCCATGCCTGCAAACTTCAATCGAACCACATATTTGTCAGCTTGTTCCACAAGCACCGCACCATTATCGAAATCATGCTGCATAGGAGAAATCAAATAGGCTTTGATGCTTCTAGGCTCAGTATGTACGGAAAGAGTTTGACCTTTGTCAGGATATAAATAGTAGTCACAAGAGTTGCTGGCTGATGCGTTGAAATCTCGCTCAATCTGGACCGCATCAAGTTCAGATTCGACAAGCTTTGGGCAGAGATCTTTGTCTCCTTGACCATACTCTCCTTGACCATACTTAGTAGAAAGCTTGGTTCTATCAGCACCAATAGGCTCAGGCAGATTGTGCAGCGAGAAGCTGTCTTGATGAGATAGATTTGCCTCGTCACCGATCAATTCAATTTTTTGACTAAATGCAAACCAATAGGAGTGATAGCAGGCAAGCCGGTATCCGTAATGTCTCGCCACTCTTCGGCCTTGGTCTGACTAAACAAAGTATCTGTCGGTTTGCAAGCAACGATAGGCGTTGCCATTATAAAACAGCTTAACACTGCCAGATACGATGATGATGTTATTTTCAATGCTTATGCCTCAAATGGTGTCTACCCTCTATACCGCTCATGAATAATTATTACTTTCGTTCACCCAGCGCTAAGCGCTGTTAATTATGCAAAAAGCATGAACCTAAAGTTCATCCGGCAAACCGAGGCTAATTATCATACACAAAGAAGTGTGGCGTAGAGAGTATTCAAGAAATTGACAGAGGATAATATTAAGCCCTGATACAAGTGTTAACTCATTTGTTAAGATAGGGCTTAAGACCAGGACCGTACATATTATACACCATTTTTACATAAGTAATAAGAATATTATCAATATTCCGGTTGACTTAATTTATATAGCGGCAATAAGAGTTAGGGTCTGAGTACTGAGCGCCCCAGGTACGATAGCCTTGGGTATCTAGATGTATGGCGCCTGTGGAATATAACCCCAAACCAAAGTTATAGGCCTCACCTTGACTTGACCAAAACTGACACAGTTTATCTTGCATACCGCTCTTATACCAAGGCTGCGACTCATACTCAGGCACCCAGATATCAATGGCGCCATTGGTCATGTGTTTACTGGCCCCTGCTCCGCCAGCACAAGCATTTAAGCCAGGTGAACGATAAGTGGAGCGAATCTCAGCGGTGGCTGGAATGACCCCTTGTTTTTTGAGCTGATCATATAGCCGTAGGGTCGGTATCATATTCGACCACAGCTCACGCGGCGGTAACTGATACTGCTCATATCCACATTTTTCCCAGCTGCGCGCTGTGGTCAATAACTGATCAAGCGGTGGCACACTATTGCTACCCACATAACCGGCTAAGTATCGCTGGTATTGCCCCACATCACCTGCCCGATAAGAGGCGCTATTTAACCACTGGGTGAAGCTGTAATTTTGTTCACCAAATCCAGTATTATAATTAGGCTGATTGGGATAATGATTGGTATTGGCTGGACGAATGGTGGTGCTTTGCTCAATAGTCAGCTCTTTAGTGCGAATAAGATTGCCTAGCGCATCGGTTTGGGTATTACCAGCACTCACGGGCCTGATTTTTCTTTGCTCATTAATGCTTGCGCCTGAGGTCTCAGCCATACTCGTACAGCTGGTGGCTAATAAGAGGGCGGCAGCGGTTACACCTAGCGGGAATTTTAAGGGGCTGTTCATAGTGGTGCGGTATCCAGTAAAGGTTGTATCAAACTTAAGATAAATTAATCAAGGTTTTAATTGATAGCACGTTGCAATTTATAGCAGGTTAATCGATCTGTCGTTACTTAATTGTTATGTCAGATTAGCGCGCATCGGCAGCTGTGCTTATAAGAAGCAGGTTTGCTCATCATACAAAAAATTAGAGATAAAGTTGGTACATTGATACTATCAAATTTGCCATAGTCACGCTAAACTATAGCGTCCCACTTCTTACCAAACTATTGCTCGTGTTTAGATTATTTGCTATTGAGCTGTCAGGTTTGTCAAAAACGCAGCAACACTAGATAATTGATGGCTTAATTGAGTGGTTTAACTCAATATCGCTACGATGCACGCCCCCTTTACTAACTTCAGTAAAAAAACCGCCCTATGTCAAAGAACCAACAATATCGATTTTCTCGGCAAACACATCATTTTGGCCGAGATGACAACATTAGTATCTGGCAACGCATACACATTGACCCTTGGTTGATGTTGCTGCTTTTGACCGTCTGTTTTATTGGTCTGGCCATTTTATACAGTGCTTCAACCCAAGATGTGGCGATGGTAACCCGTCAGATGGTCAGCTATCTAATCGCTTTTTCGGTGATGATAGGTATGGCGCAGATACCGCCTGGGATGTATCGTGATTTCACGCCGTTTTTTTATGTGATAGGCCTGTTCTCTTTGATATTGGTCGACCTCATCGGCGAGGTGCGTATGGGTGCTCAGCGCTGGATTGCCATTCCTGGTTTCGGTAGCGTGCAGCCTTCAGAGTTTATGAAGCTTGGCTTACCTATGATGTGTGCTTGGTATCTGTCACGCCGCGATTTGCCGCCCAACTTGATAACAGTGGCCTCGACATTGGCCATTATTGTTGTGCCAGTATTACTCATTGCTAAAGAGCCAGATTTGGGCACCTCGCTATTGGTTGCCGCCAGTGGCTTTTTTGTGCTGTTTTTAGCCGGTCTACCTTGGTGGATGATTGGCTCAGCCATTGGTTTGATGATTCCGCTGGTCTGGGCCGGTTGGATGTTCTTTATGCACGACTATCAAAAACAGCGGGTATTGACCCTGTTAAACCCCGAGGCGGATATGCTGGGTGCGGGATGGAACATCACTCAGTCTAAGACAGCCATCGGTGCTGGCGGGCTGACAGGTAAAGGCTATCTAGAGGGGACTCAATCACATCTGCACTTCTTGCCGGAAGGACATACTGATTTTATTATTGCTGCTTTTTCAGAAGAGTTTGGGCTGCTTGGCGTCAGCGTGCTGATGTTTTTATATGCCTGTATTTTGGTGCGCTCACTGTTTATCGCCTCTGTGCATGTCGATACTTACGGCAGACTGCTTGCCGGCGCCATTGGTATGTCATTTTTTGTGTATGTGTTCGTCAATATTGGTATGGTGGGCGGTATCTTGCCAATCGTTGGGGTACCGCTGCCGCTGATCAGTTACGGCGGCACGGCCATTATCACCTTGATGGCAGGTTTCGGTCTGTTAATGTCGGTATATACCCACAATACCAAGTAATTAAAATGGCTTATTTTTGGGCGCTGATGCAAAGGTCTATAACGACACTAGCTGTCGTATAAAACTGCGTTTTGGCCGATAATCCCTTAAGTCTCTGGTTAAGTTTGTTATCATAAAGGGGCGGTATTCTTTAGATAACAGCGAGTAAAGTAGAGGCTTATGGGTTCGATTAATTACGACAAATTACAGGCCAAATTAAATATCTTAGCCGATGCGGCCAAGTATGACGTGTCTTGCTCCTCCTCAGGTGGCAATCGAAAAAACCAAGGCGGCGCTTTGGGAGACGCCTCAAAAAGTGGCATTTGCCACAGCTATACCGAAGATGGCCGCTGCGTTAGTCTACTCAAAATCCTACTCACCAATCACTGCATTTATGACTGCGCGTATTGTACCTCAAGGCGCAGTAACGACACTGTGCGTGCCGCTTTTACGGTCGAGGAAGTGGTTGAGTTAACCATGCAGTTTTATCGGCGTAATTATATAGAAGGGCTATTTTTAAGCTCAGGCATCTTCAAAAGTGGCGACCATACTATGGAGCGCTTGGTAGCAGTGGCCAAGCTGTTGCGCACTCGAGAAGGCTTTAATGGCTATATTCACCTAAAGACCATACCCGGTGCCAGCAAAGAGCTGTTATATCAAGCCGGCCTATATGCTGATCGTCTAAGTGTCAATATCGAGATACCCACCAAGTCTGGCCTTGCGCTATTGGCACCTGAAAAGAATCATGCTGAGCTGCAAGCACCCATGCAGACGGTAAAAGATAACATCATTACCATTAAAGAGAGCCGAAAAAAGCACAAGTCCGCTCCCAAATTCACCCCAGCTGGCCAAACCAGTCAAATGATAGTAGGCGCCAGTCAAGAGACCGACTTGCAAGTCATTCAACTGTCAAACCACTTTTATAAAAAGTATGATCTTAAGCGGGTGTATTACTCAGGCTATGTGCCTATGTTGTCCGATAGCCGCCTGCCCGCGATCGGCACCCCAGTGCCCTTAGTACGTGAAAACCGCTTGTATCAAGCCGACTGGTTGATGCGCTTTTATGGCTTTGCTGCTCATGAGATTGTAGAACCGCAGTCGCCATTTTTAGATTTAGACTGCGACCCAAAGCTTGCCTGGGCCATTCGTCACCGTGAGCATTTTCCGGTCAATATCCAGACCGCCCCTTATGAAGTTATCTTACGCGTGCCTGGTATTGGGGTAAAAACTGCCAAAAAAATCATCAAAGCCCGCCGCTTTAATCAGATTACCTTGGATCATCTAAAAAAAATGGGAGCCGCGGTCAATCGCGCCAAGTATTTTATTGCCACCACAGGTAAAAACGAACACCTAGCGCACTTAACTCGTGATAACTTCCGTCAATTTGTGCTGGGGCAAACCCAAACCAAGTTTGGCGATCAGCGCAGTGGCCAACTGGCGCTATTTTAGACAGCCCACTTGATGAAATAGATAGGTGACACCTATGACCCAATCCCTCATCACCAACACCGCGCCTATTATTGTGTACCCTTCAAGCTTTGAGGGGTGGCTTAGCGCAGTTTTTTATGTGTATGAGCAGCGACTGCAAAATCAGCCTTATTTGCAGTGGGCCGACCAGCGCAGCTACCAGCTGTCACTTATTGATACTGCTCACTACGTTGATTTCGATGAAGATAAGGCACAGCGGGTGTTAGTTAAGCTCCATGCTTTATTCGGCCACTCAGGTATGCGCCAAATTTTATGGGGGTTTTTATCAGAGCAGTCCGATATTGGCGCTGTATTGTTCCAAGTGATTAAATATGCGCTAGATTTTCCTGCTCGGCAAGTACTACAAGATTTGGGGCATATGGCGGTACTTGAGCTGTCCAAAATTGTAAAATCTGTGGGGCGTGAAAAACACCGAATGGAGGCGTTTGTACGCTTTGAGCATACGACAGAAGATATTTATTTTTCGCGCGTAGAGCCGGACTTTAATGTCCTACCACTGATTGGAGAGCACTTTCGGCAGCGCTATCAAGATCAAAACTGGGCCATCTATGATTTGGTGCGTGGTTATGGTATTTATTATGACAAAAGCCAATCGACGCAAGCGGGCCCCGCACCCTTACAGCTTGTCTCAGAGCTTGATGATCAAGTGATACACAATCCTGCCAGTATTCACAGTGAACAAGAGCTGCGTTATCAAAGGTTTTGGCAAGGCTATTTTGCCAATGTGACCATTAAAGAGCGCAAAAACCCTCGGCTACACAAGCAGTATTTGCCGCAGCGTTACTGGAAATACCTCACTGAAAAACAAGTGTTGCCAACGGCGGCTCATTTGTCCGAATCACGTTAGCCTGATAAGTTTTATTGGTCGTCTCAGCCTTGTTTTTTGGTGCATTTTGACTGACAATGTGGCCGGCTATTCATTAGACGCTTTCAATTGCGTCCGCCACTTATTTTGACTCGGTTTTTAGGGTATTATTGATTTAGTACCATTAATAAATGCCCAGTGTTCTAAACACCATATAAGGGGCTCCAATCAAAAGCCTTAAAACCCTATATGGTTTACTCAATCGTTCAATTACTCCACTGACTCAGTTGCCCTTATGAAAGTGATGCGCCTGCTCTCTTCTTTAAAGCACGATGAATCCGAACGAGGGATTTTTCATCTTGGCCGCGCCTTGGTAAAACGGGGACACACCTCGATTATTATCTCCTCAGCTGACAAAGAGCACGATTTGGTCAAGCGCCTTGAGCGTGATGGTAACATCTATAATCAGCTGTCTTTAGAAAAAAAGTCTTGGCTGGCGCTACGCCAAGTGCTGCCGCTTCGCAGGCTTATTGAGAAGCATCAGCCGGATATTATTCATATCCATTCACGCACGCCGGCTTGGATATTGCATTGGGCGTTAAAAGGCGCCAAGGTTAAGCGAAAACCTAAGCTTGTGGCGACCATGTATGGCTTTTATCCACTTAATAATTACTCGCGCGCCCTGCTTAATGTCGACCGTTTAATTACCGTCTCTGATAGCGTCAGTGATTATCTGATGCAGGGACTCAAAGAGCTCAAAAACCCACCCCGCTCTATTACTCGTATCTATCGAGGCGTCGATACCCGCAGCTTTCCTTACCGTTACAACCCTTCTGTGTACTGGCTACGCCGCACTTTTGCTGAATATCCTGAGCTTGAGCACAAAAAGTGGCTACTGTTTCCCACCATCATAGGGCAAGAGTATGGACAAGAGTGGCTGATAGATGTGGTAGGTAATTTGGGTGAGGCTTTTCCCAATATTCATATTATTATTATGGATGATGAGTCGCGTCATGGTGTGGTGCACGATGAATTTTTACAGCGGGTTAATGCGTTAGAGCTTCAAGATAAGTTCACCTTCATTGGCTCTAAACGCAATGACATGCGTGAGTGGCTGGCAGCGGCCAACTTAGTGCTGGGCCTTGCCAATCAACCTGAATCTATTGGTATTAATATCTTACAAGCCATTCACTTAGGCACGCCTGTAGTGGGCTGGAACAAAGCCGCTTTTAATGAGATTTTGCGTCCTTTATACCCGCAAGGTTTGGTCAAAGAAAATACAGCCTACGCACTGTGTAAAGTTATTCGCAGCCAATTAGAGAATGTGATGCGCCCCTCTATCACAGATAAATTCACCATGCAGCAAATGATTGATGAGACTTTAGAGGTGTATAGCACGTTATATGATGCCAACCAGCTCAGCTACAGTGATACGTTTATTGAAAAAAAGCGGCTGAAAAAAAAGGCGCAGCAAAACTTACGATGACAAGGATAGCAGAAGAATAGTAGAAGGAGAGTAGACAGCTACTTAGTTTGAATGTGAGTGTCTGTTGAGTCAACAAGCCGATGCTTATTAAAGTTCACGCTGACTACAAATGGTAGATAAGAAAAAACCCAAGTCTAGGGCAGAGACTTGGGTCTTGGGGCGCGATTTATTATTATTATTTCCTTTTTAGACTCTTCCTTAGTCTAATAAATAACCTAAATGAGAAGTTTTAGTGAGTTTACAGGGCAATAAACCAATAAAACTTGCTGAAATCTCTAACAGCACAGTTAAGTTATTTAATCAACACTGCTATCCGTGCCATCCTTGTGTTGATGTGCCCATTGTATGCTCAACTCACTTGGCTGCATAGCAGGCAAAAGCCCATTTTAGCGTAAGCATTTGCTTACAAGCTTAAGGCCTCTGCGGTGGTGGTGTGGTCGTCATCTCCGCTTCCGTATTATCCTCATTTTGCTGCTCGGCATGCTCCTCAGATAAACGCACCCCCTCTTTTTTGCCCTCTTCAATTTTCTCTGCGGTTTCTTGCTTATCTTTAAGCGTGGCAGAGGTGGCATTTTGCTCTTGCTCCACTTGAGCGCAATGTTCATATTGTAATGTGGTCAATACTGGAAAATGATCGGAGCCGATAGAGGGCAAGCGCTCAATATTCACTAAGGTAAAGCAGGGACTATGAAAAATATGGTCTAAGGCCCAGCGCAAAAACGGATAGTTGACATGAAAGGTGTTGATAAAAAAGCGCCCGATACGCGGATCTAACAGCCCCGAGATACGCTGGAACATTAAGGTGGTTTTTGACCAAGCCACATCGTTTAAGTCTCCCGCCAAAATCGCAGTCTGGTCATTGGCCTTAATATGACGGCCCACTATTAATAACTCTGCATCTCGCGTGGTGGACTTATCGGCCTCAGTTGGACTGGGCGGCATAGGATGCAAACAATACAGCCAAATCACCTCATCATTACTGAGCCGCACTTGAGTATGAATAGAGGGGATATCGTCGATGAGCAGATACTTCACTTCAGGGTCAATCAGCTCAAGCTTGGAGTACAAATGCATGCCATATAAGTTATCTAATGGCACCTTTACCGTATAAGGATACTCAGGCTCAATGGCTTCAAGTGCCCGCTCCCACTTCTTATCTGACTCTAAGGTGATTAAAATATCGGGCTGTTTTTGACTCACTAAATCTACCAACGCTTGGGTATTGTTGTTGGGCGTGAGCACATTAGAGACCATCAGCTTCACTTGTACCGGATTGTCCATCGCCTTAGCCAATAGCACCTCTTGCTTCCATAGCCGAGTATAAGGCAATACCATACGCAGCTGAAAGCCTATGGCCAGTACCAAGGCTATTATCAATGCAATCTCAGGCCACTGCCAGTCTGGCGTTAGTAGCAACAAGCCTATTAAGCTTACCACCCCAATAACCAAAAACTGAATCCTAGGAAAATCTACCCCCCTCACCCACCAGTTATCCAGCGGCAATAGCCCCCAAGCACTGGCAAAGATAATCAGACCTGCCAATATTTGAAACGTAGTATGTAATATATCGAGCATAAAGTATCCAGTGGGTGGAAAGTTAGAGAATAAAAACCAAGGTATTCACAATAAGGGTATCAAAAACAAAGGTATCAACAATCACGCTGTATCAAATTGGGCTAAAAACACCTGCCAATACAACAGCTAAGCGGCGCAAAACCAATCTTGATAAAAAAAAGCATAAAAATTAAGCCGCTGCTCTTGCATTTTATATCATATCAAGGCAATGTAATCGGTTGCGTATAAGTTATTTCGTTTGTAATTAAAGGCAAACAAGTAACTTGGCTACTGTATTTTGTAGCCAAGCTCTGCCGCTTATTGAGCAAATCTGAGCACAGCGTTATTCATTAAATAAATCATTTTAGGCGAATACACAAGGGGTATTTCATGAGTCAATTAAAAGTAGGTCTTGTTGGATGGCGTGGCATGGTAGGTTCTGTGCTTATGCAGCGTATGGTAGAGGAAAATGATTTTGCAAATATCACCCCCATTTTCTTTTCGACCAGTAACGCCGGTGGTGATACACCAAGCTTTGAGGGCGTCACGCACACCGAAGACAGTGCTACACTAAAAGATGCTCATGATATCGAAGCGCTCAGCAGCTGTGACGTGATTATCACTTGTCAAGGCGGCGACTACACAAAAGCGGTACATGGCCCACTGCGTGATTCAGGTTGGCAAGGTTATTGGGTCGATGCCGCCAGCAGCCTACGCATGGAGCAAGACAGCGTCATTATCCTAGATCCGGTTAACCGCTCAGTTATCGATGAGGCGCTACAACAAGGTACCAAAGACTTTATCGGTGGTAACTGTACAGTATCACTGATGCTGATGGCCATTGGCGAGTTATTCAACCGTGGCTGGGTGGAGTGGGTATCAGCCATGACCTACCAAGCCGCCAGTGGCTCAGGTGCCAACAACATGCGCGAGCTCATCAGCGGCATGGGCTTATTACGCGACTCAGTCGCTGACGAGTTGGCCAATCCTGCCAGCGCCATCTTGGCCATTGATAAAAAAATTGCCGAAACTCAGCGCAGCGACAGTTTCCCTACCCAGTACTTTGGTGTTCCACTCGCCGGCAGCTTAATCCCTTATATCGACAGCCAGCTTGAAAACAAGCAATCTCGTGAAGAATGGAAAGGCGGCGTTGAAACCAACAAAATTCTAAACAACCAAGGTGCGGATATTATCCCAATCGATGGCCTATGCGTTCGTGTTGGCTCAATGCGTTGTCATGCTCAAGGCTTAACCATTAAGCTAAAACAAGATATTCCACTAGAGGAAATTGAAGCGGCATTAAAGAACAGCGGTAATCAATGGTTAGACTTCGTAGAAGATGACAAAGAGCAGACCATGCAGCGTCTGACGCCTGTCGCCGTTACCGGTACATTAACCGTGGCACTTGGCCGTCTACGTAAGCTTAATATGGGACCTGAGTACCTAGGTGCCTTCACTGTTGGTGACCAACTACTGTGGGGTGCTGCAGAGCCTTTACGCCGTATGCTTAACATCATTCAGCAGCAAGGCTAAGCCCTACTACATTACAGATTGGCTGGATTATTGACATTTCATCCCAAACAAAAACCCCTAGCAATGCTAGGGGTTTTTGTTTGATTCACTGTTTAATTGTTTATTGTGACACTCTGCCATTAGCTTATCAAAGTATTAATAAAGACAATAATTACCCCAATTGGCGCAATAAACTTAGCCACTATTTGCCACAAGGTCCAAGCACCGCCTGAAAGCCCCAGCTCTTGACGTACGCTGTCTTGGCTCATGACCCAGCCGGCAAATACAATCGCGGCCAAGCCGGCCAATGGCAACATAAATTTACTGGTCAACTTATCTAATAAATCAAAGATATTGTTGCCGAAGATAAGTACATCTGACCATAAGTTAAAAGACAATAATGCCGCCACACCCAATAACCAAATGGCGATAGTGGCCACAATAACCGAGGTCGTACGGCTCATTGACGTACGCTCTTCTAAGAACTCAATAGAGGGCTCAATCAATGAAATAGAAGAGGTCAGCGCTGCAAAGGTCACCAATAAGAAGAACAAGGTACCCAAAAGTGCGCCTGCTGTCATACTACCAAAGGCAATCGGTAAGCTTACAAAGATAAGGCCAGGGCCTGCAGCAGGATCCATACCATGACTAAAGATAATTGGGAAAATCGCCAAACCTGCTACAAGAGCAATCACGGTATCCAAGATAACCACAGTACGCGCCATGCTCAATAAGCTGATGTTTTTACCCAAGTAAGAGCCATAAGTGACCATGATGCCCATACCCAAAGATAAGGTAAAAAAGGCATGACCTAACGCTGATAAGATAATGGTTGATGAGTCAGGACCGGTCAACTTAGATAAGTCAGGTGAGAATAAATAAGTTACCGCTTCTGCAAAACCACCATTCATAATGTTGTAGCCTACGATGACGAATAGCAAAAGCGCCAACATAGGAATCATAATTTTTGAAGCTTTTTCGATACCACTGGTCACGCCAAGCGCCACAATAATTGCAGTGACACCCATAAATATTGTGTGCCAAATGGTCAAGGTGCCAGGAGAGGCCAACATACCGTTAAACACGCCCTCTACCGCTTCACCATTT
Protein-coding sequences here:
- a CDS encoding sodium-dependent transporter, with translation MSNKQNHAQWSSKVGFIMAAVGSAVGLGNIWKFPYMVGESGGSAFVLAYLLCIALIGFPILVAEWMIGRRGQKNPMDSFSDVAASEGKSRNWAIVGVVGILGAFLILSFYSVIGGWALNYMVKLGSGTFTGLNGEAVEGVFNGMLASPGTLTIWHTIFMGVTAIIVALGVTSGIEKASKIMIPMLALLLFVIVGYNIMNGGFAEAVTYLFSPDLSKLTGPDSSTIILSALGHAFFTLSLGMGIMVTYGSYLGKNISLLSMARTVVILDTVIALVAGLAIFPIIFSHGMDPAAGPGLIFVSLPIAFGSMTAGALLGTLFFLLVTFAALTSSISLIEPSIEFLEERTSMSRTTSVIVATIAIWLLGVAALLSFNLWSDVLIFGNNIFDLLDKLTSKFMLPLAGLAAIVFAGWVMSQDSVRQELGLSGGAWTLWQIVAKFIAPIGVIIVFINTLIS